Proteins encoded by one window of Synergistaceae bacterium:
- a CDS encoding HAD family phosphatase, which produces MTRIKAVLFDMDGVLIDAKDWHYEALNKALGLFGLTISRYDHLHTFDGLPTRDKLKMLSEQYFLPSQLHSFINKVKQRYTLEITNAMCRPMFQHEYALSRLKHEGFKIAVCSNSVRATIELMMSLSGLSGYIDLILSNEDVTRAKPDPEIYTAAMEKLGMTPGECLVIEDNPKGIAAGRASGAFVLPVAGVYDVNYWNIRDAITKFEEGGHD; this is translated from the coding sequence ATGACGCGGATTAAGGCTGTCCTGTTCGACATGGACGGCGTATTGATTGACGCTAAGGACTGGCATTATGAGGCACTCAACAAAGCACTCGGGCTCTTCGGGCTGACCATAAGCCGCTACGACCACCTTCACACTTTCGACGGGCTTCCGACGCGCGACAAGCTCAAGATGCTCAGCGAGCAGTACTTCCTGCCGTCTCAGCTTCACAGCTTCATCAACAAGGTGAAGCAGAGGTACACACTCGAGATAACGAACGCGATGTGCCGCCCGATGTTCCAGCATGAATACGCGCTCTCAAGGCTGAAGCATGAAGGGTTCAAGATTGCGGTGTGCTCAAATTCTGTCAGGGCGACAATAGAGCTCATGATGAGTCTTTCAGGCCTCAGCGGATACATCGACCTCATCCTCTCGAACGAGGACGTAACCCGGGCAAAGCCTGACCCCGAAATTTATACCGCCGCTATGGAAAAACTCGGCATGACTCCCGGTGAGTGCCTCGTCATTGAGGACAACCCTAAGGGCATTGCGGCAGGCAGAGCCAGCGGTGCGTTCGTGCTTCCGGTCGCTGGTGTCTACGATGTCAACTACTGGAACATCAGGGACGCAATAACAAAGTTCGAGGAGGGCGGCCATGATTAA
- a CDS encoding glycosyltransferase family 2 protein: MINILIPSMGKSLFFKDSYFPKPMIEVAGKTMLEQLAENFSTIPDRRFIFIFSRKDCTEFHLDESAKILTDYAAEVIVLEEETAGALCTCLMAADLINSESPLIISNADQIISTDFAGILAKFEDESAEAGLITFDSIHPRWSYARIKDGEVIEVAEKRPLSKNAIAGFYWYRHGSTFIRAAQRAVLKGSELNGRYYISSSVNEVILEGGKVAYFPVGRDCYHSFYSPEKITDYEEGLRA, from the coding sequence ATGATTAATATTCTTATCCCGTCGATGGGCAAATCTTTATTCTTCAAGGACAGCTATTTCCCCAAGCCCATGATTGAAGTTGCCGGGAAGACTATGCTTGAACAGCTCGCAGAAAACTTCAGCACAATACCTGACAGAAGGTTTATATTCATATTCTCGCGCAAAGACTGCACAGAGTTTCACCTTGACGAGTCCGCAAAGATTCTCACGGATTACGCAGCTGAAGTCATCGTGCTGGAAGAAGAGACAGCGGGAGCGTTGTGCACGTGTCTCATGGCGGCCGATCTTATCAACAGCGAATCCCCCTTAATCATCTCGAACGCCGACCAGATAATCAGCACTGATTTCGCAGGCATCTTGGCCAAGTTTGAGGACGAGTCGGCAGAAGCAGGGCTGATTACGTTTGACAGCATACATCCGAGATGGAGCTATGCACGGATAAAAGACGGCGAAGTCATAGAGGTTGCGGAGAAGCGTCCGCTCTCGAAGAATGCCATTGCGGGCTTCTACTGGTACAGGCACGGGAGCACGTTTATTAGAGCGGCTCAGAGAGCAGTCCTGAAGGGCAGCGAATTGAACGGCAGGTACTACATCTCGTCGTCAGTGAATGAGGTGATCCTTGAGGGCGGAAAGGTAGCGTATTTCCCTGTAGGGCGGGACTGCTATCACTCGTTCTATTCGCCGGAGAAGATTACGGATTATGAGGAGGGGCTTAGGGCATGA
- a CDS encoding amidophosphoribosyltransferase, translating to MLDELHEECGVIGIYRKDEAKNAAPLVYYGLYALQHRGQESAGIAANNGGHIELRKGLGLVGEVFRGSALNMPGNIAIGHVRYSTAGDKSERSAQPLAAICRLGELALAHNGNLVNADSLREMLTDEGAIFHSTTDSESILNLICQHGARGVEAGIRNAMSLIKGAYVLVLTIGDKLIGVRDPYGLHPMCIGRLKQEEGFVLASETCALEALDAEFVRDVQPGEIVIIDREGLHSLEPSCWCRKKLCVFELVYFARPDSIVDGVSVYDFRRRCGMMLARQGRIDADVVMAVPDSGIPAAIGYAEASGIPYGEGLIKNKYMGRTFILPDQEQRDAAVRIKLATIKHNIEGKRLILIDDSIVRGTTLRRIVKLLRDEGAKEVHACAASPEVRYSCYFGIDTPHREKLIAVQRSREEICEYLGADSVTYLSEESLREVCGEDVYCKACFDGQYPMEVPAS from the coding sequence ATGCTTGACGAATTACACGAGGAGTGCGGAGTGATAGGGATATACCGCAAGGACGAGGCCAAGAACGCTGCGCCCCTCGTCTATTACGGGCTTTACGCATTGCAGCACAGAGGGCAGGAATCCGCAGGAATAGCCGCCAACAACGGCGGACACATTGAGCTTCGCAAGGGGCTCGGGCTCGTCGGGGAGGTGTTTCGGGGTTCTGCCCTGAACATGCCGGGCAACATAGCCATCGGTCATGTCCGTTACTCCACCGCCGGAGACAAGAGCGAACGCAGTGCCCAGCCCTTAGCGGCAATCTGCAGGCTCGGGGAACTTGCCCTAGCTCACAACGGAAACCTAGTGAACGCCGACTCCCTCCGCGAGATGCTCACGGATGAGGGAGCAATCTTCCACTCGACGACAGATTCAGAATCCATCCTCAACCTAATCTGCCAGCACGGAGCACGCGGCGTTGAGGCCGGAATACGCAACGCAATGAGCCTCATCAAGGGAGCGTACGTTCTTGTTCTGACGATAGGGGACAAGCTGATTGGTGTAAGAGACCCGTACGGACTTCACCCGATGTGCATCGGCCGTCTCAAGCAGGAGGAAGGCTTCGTGCTTGCGTCGGAGACATGCGCTCTCGAGGCACTTGATGCTGAGTTCGTGAGGGATGTTCAGCCAGGCGAGATAGTCATCATTGACCGTGAAGGCCTGCACTCCCTCGAGCCTTCGTGCTGGTGCAGGAAGAAGCTCTGCGTGTTCGAGCTGGTGTACTTTGCGCGCCCGGACTCAATCGTCGACGGGGTCAGCGTGTACGACTTCAGGCGACGCTGCGGGATGATGCTCGCCCGTCAGGGCAGGATTGATGCGGACGTAGTTATGGCCGTGCCGGACTCGGGGATTCCTGCGGCGATAGGCTACGCGGAGGCTTCGGGGATTCCGTACGGCGAAGGTCTCATCAAGAATAAGTACATGGGGCGGACGTTCATTCTGCCTGACCAGGAGCAGAGGGACGCGGCAGTACGAATCAAGCTCGCGACGATAAAGCACAACATCGAGGGCAAACGCTTGATCCTGATTGATGACTCAATCGTGAGGGGCACAACCCTGCGCCGAATCGTGAAGCTGCTCCGCGATGAAGGGGCGAAGGAGGTTCACGCGTGCGCGGCCTCGCCGGAAGTGCGTTACTCGTGCTACTTCGGGATAGACACGCCGCACAGGGAGAAACTTATAGCCGTCCAGCGTTCGCGCGAGGAAATCTGCGAGTATCTCGGGGCAGACTCGGTTACGTACCTCAGTGAAGAGAGCCTGCGTGAAGTCTGCGGGGAGGACGTGTACTGCAAGGCATGTTTTGACGGCCAGTACCCGATGGAAGTTCCGGCGAGCTGA
- a CDS encoding phosphoribosylaminoimidazolesuccinocarboxamide synthase, whose amino-acid sequence MTKLNQIYEGKAKKVFATDSPDYYIVEYKDDATAFNGLKKGTITGKGIINNRMSNIMFRLLEGKGIRTHFVEELSDRETVVRAVKIVPLEIIIRNVAAGSFSKRYGVEEGRELLRPTLEFSLKDDALNDPLINDSHIIALGVATEEELEQIRRLAFGVNDALKEFFAGIGVKLIDFKIEAGRLPDDTIILADEISPDTCRFWDAKTNEKLDKDRFRRDMGRVEEAYEEIFRRITNA is encoded by the coding sequence ATCACCAAACTGAACCAGATATACGAGGGCAAGGCCAAGAAGGTATTTGCGACCGACAGCCCTGACTACTACATTGTCGAGTACAAGGACGACGCGACAGCCTTCAACGGCCTCAAGAAGGGCACGATAACCGGCAAAGGCATCATCAACAACCGCATGAGTAATATCATGTTCCGTCTTCTTGAGGGCAAGGGCATACGCACTCACTTTGTGGAAGAACTCTCTGACCGTGAAACAGTCGTGCGTGCCGTGAAGATCGTTCCGCTCGAGATAATCATCAGGAACGTTGCGGCAGGGTCGTTCTCGAAGCGTTACGGTGTCGAGGAAGGCAGGGAGCTTCTGCGCCCGACTCTGGAGTTCTCGCTGAAGGATGACGCGCTCAATGACCCGCTCATCAACGACAGCCACATTATTGCGCTGGGAGTTGCGACGGAGGAGGAGCTGGAACAGATACGCAGGCTGGCTTTCGGTGTGAACGATGCGCTGAAGGAGTTTTTCGCGGGTATCGGCGTGAAGCTGATAGACTTCAAGATAGAGGCGGGAAGGCTTCCTGACGACACGATAATCTTGGCCGACGAGATTTCTCCTGACACATGCCGTTTCTGGGACGCAAAGACCAACGAGAAGCTCGACAAGGACAGGTTCAGGAGAGACATGGGCAGAGTAGAAGAAGCCTACGAAGAGATTTTCAGGCGCATAACCAATGCTTGA
- the ilvN gene encoding acetolactate synthase small subunit, with protein sequence MQAKENSQNLKRYTIITAMDNEAGVLSQLAHLFSRKGYNIETIAAGWTVDQNVTRFTIEIYSDEARVKLLCSQLRKLVPIHYVEILDPSKSIRRELMLVRVKAEDRAARNEIIQIGNIFRGSVVDITPDSITLSVTGDDQKTQAFEELLKEFGILDLARTGIVAIERGEM encoded by the coding sequence ATGCAGGCAAAAGAGAACAGCCAGAACTTGAAGCGTTACACGATAATTACGGCGATGGACAACGAGGCAGGAGTCCTCTCGCAGCTGGCGCACCTGTTCAGCAGGAAGGGCTACAACATCGAGACGATTGCGGCGGGCTGGACGGTTGATCAGAACGTTACGCGCTTCACGATAGAGATATACTCCGATGAAGCAAGAGTGAAGCTCCTGTGCAGCCAGCTGAGAAAACTCGTGCCGATTCACTACGTGGAGATACTTGACCCGTCGAAGAGCATACGCCGTGAACTTATGCTTGTGCGGGTGAAGGCGGAGGACAGAGCCGCGCGCAACGAGATAATACAGATCGGGAATATCTTTCGCGGGAGTGTTGTGGACATTACGCCGGACAGCATCACTCTGTCAGTTACGGGCGATGACCAGAAGACACAGGCGTTCGAGGAACTGCTGAAGGAGTTCGGGATTCTGGACTTGGCCCGGACGGGGATAGTTGCTATCGAGCGCGGAGAAATGTAG
- a CDS encoding putative Ig domain-containing protein, which yields MRRYFCLIIMLAISFFTAPSYSEEEMRKPVTAPLSPRFLEWQAKQLNSGKRSADASPASSPLVSNNALTGEDYSGYVPFPVDLSYLADNPPDENFGLFAPNYKASASDTKYDLRSSNLVTSVKDQNPYETCWAHATIGAMESNALKNALGTVDLSEMHAAYFSFINSTKSKAFYNMSSFTAAMGHGGNAFYPTALYSRLDGPVLESDVPYGANREPNSKTPDSYQRALRLKDVYLLTFVGGDGQRVNDNRASVKQRIVDNGGVMASYYHLDSGYQTTTDGGTSYYNSSETTNHAVLIVGWDDNYSRTNFKSRPNMDGAWLCKNSWGTGWGTGGYFWMSYASYLVEGTAFVVEKNNPDLKAYYYDALGWCTSMGWPGSDNYAANVFKAERSGERLIEVGLYAPANNKSYEISIYTDLGSSMPSSPVKAPAAATKTVSIAYAGYHTITLDAPVPLTQNQYFSVVVKYKDQEMMPVEKKVSGFSDNASIEAGSFFSYNGTSWQTGSQFSSSNATIKAFTTTAASDTAPDIKTTSLTVAALDVEYSAMLSAFGQVPMTWSVTAGSLPDGLTLNPNTGVISGIPTTKGEYTFTVEARNTKGADTQELTITVTDLPVIVTSAFTAYKGNSFEGQLQLNISMPAEWSAEGLPGGLKLDSESGLISGKPKKTGEFSVTVTATTSAGTTLPVTVIITVNDAPTKPSIKTSKLTQITIGDSVTDKLQYSGTEPITFEAIEGMPDGLYLDSSTGQFSGTPTEAGNFTIKVTARNIYNDLKDKDPTVKKIKLVVMAVAPKIDVPEILGPARVNEPYSTTITLSEGTAQATTWKASGLPKGMVLSCDSSYNWYIIGTPTKAGNFNVKLTAKNNAGTDKTDKIPFPVYAVPEITTKALKNATTDKAYSVKLAAKNSPTQWTVSGLYGTGLTQSSDAKGNVLIAGTPTVPGEYAITVTASNEAGSATKEFTLTINGVKPKIKASLQKGKTGTAYEGTITVTGTKPLEISYSIAEADRTKHGFNSLEELGLTFTANSSTGIATITGTPPYSVKGLPLTISATNAATGDSPVVKKVKLTIAGDKPVFTAPADSKPTISPAAGTTVAVNLEVTGSPKMTWSMKGAAGFTLTPDTENPLKATLTGSAPSKKVSITVTAQNADGKAAKKITINAASTASNTTALPENYGEARPDAIKFGEPRTAGALTDAERRVIETEGYAIAAVLPEISVNVSGMYDLEAELDGKAETGAKLVWLAFAEPKSEDDGIAEFFDEDGAEIEGVPESHKVTVSVWLNEGTTYRPVIAVKQ from the coding sequence ATGCGAAGATATTTCTGCCTCATCATAATGCTGGCAATAAGTTTCTTCACTGCTCCGTCTTACTCTGAAGAGGAGATGCGCAAGCCCGTAACGGCTCCGCTGTCCCCGCGCTTCCTGGAGTGGCAGGCAAAGCAGCTCAACAGTGGCAAGCGGTCTGCTGATGCCTCGCCAGCGTCATCACCGCTCGTCAGCAACAATGCTCTTACCGGTGAAGACTACAGCGGCTACGTGCCTTTCCCGGTAGACTTGTCGTATCTTGCTGACAACCCGCCGGACGAGAATTTCGGTCTGTTTGCCCCGAACTACAAGGCCAGTGCTTCGGACACAAAATATGACCTCAGGAGCAGTAATCTTGTTACGAGCGTCAAGGATCAGAACCCTTACGAGACTTGCTGGGCACACGCCACAATCGGCGCGATGGAGTCCAACGCCCTCAAGAACGCTCTGGGAACGGTCGACCTGTCGGAGATGCACGCCGCGTACTTCAGCTTCATCAACTCCACAAAGTCAAAGGCGTTCTACAACATGAGCTCCTTTACTGCCGCGATGGGACACGGCGGAAACGCCTTCTACCCCACCGCACTATACTCACGTCTTGACGGCCCTGTGCTAGAGAGCGACGTACCTTACGGCGCGAACAGAGAACCCAACAGCAAAACGCCGGACAGCTACCAAAGAGCCCTGAGGCTCAAGGACGTGTACCTTCTTACGTTCGTCGGCGGCGACGGGCAGAGGGTCAACGACAACAGGGCTTCCGTCAAACAGAGGATAGTAGACAACGGCGGAGTCATGGCGAGCTACTACCACTTAGACAGCGGCTACCAGACTACGACAGACGGCGGAACTTCCTACTACAACAGCAGCGAGACCACTAACCACGCGGTACTTATCGTGGGCTGGGACGACAACTACTCGCGCACAAACTTCAAGTCGAGGCCGAACATGGACGGGGCTTGGCTGTGCAAGAACTCGTGGGGCACAGGCTGGGGAACGGGCGGCTACTTCTGGATGTCGTACGCAAGCTACCTTGTTGAAGGGACAGCTTTTGTTGTCGAGAAGAACAATCCTGACCTCAAGGCGTATTACTATGACGCGCTGGGCTGGTGCACTAGCATGGGCTGGCCTGGTTCGGACAATTACGCGGCAAACGTCTTCAAGGCAGAGCGTTCGGGCGAAAGGCTCATCGAGGTAGGACTGTATGCACCCGCGAACAATAAGAGCTACGAGATAAGCATCTACACGGATCTTGGTTCGTCAATGCCGTCATCACCGGTCAAAGCTCCGGCGGCGGCAACAAAGACGGTCTCGATAGCGTACGCAGGCTACCACACTATCACGCTTGATGCTCCTGTACCGCTCACGCAGAATCAATATTTTTCCGTTGTCGTGAAGTACAAGGATCAGGAGATGATGCCGGTAGAAAAGAAGGTATCAGGTTTCTCCGACAACGCATCAATAGAGGCAGGGAGCTTTTTCTCCTACAACGGCACAAGCTGGCAGACCGGCTCGCAGTTCAGCTCCAGCAACGCGACGATAAAGGCATTCACGACGACGGCGGCTTCTGACACAGCACCCGACATCAAGACCACATCCCTCACGGTAGCAGCACTGGACGTGGAGTATTCCGCAATGCTCTCTGCTTTCGGCCAAGTGCCCATGACGTGGAGCGTTACAGCAGGAAGTCTGCCTGACGGGCTGACGCTGAACCCCAACACGGGCGTGATTTCCGGCATCCCAACCACGAAGGGTGAATACACGTTCACCGTAGAAGCTCGCAACACAAAGGGTGCTGACACGCAGGAACTGACCATCACGGTAACCGACCTGCCCGTCATCGTAACTTCTGCCTTCACTGCCTACAAGGGCAACTCGTTCGAAGGACAGCTTCAGCTGAATATAAGCATGCCAGCAGAGTGGAGCGCGGAAGGACTTCCGGGCGGATTGAAACTCGACAGCGAGAGCGGCTTAATCTCCGGCAAGCCCAAGAAGACGGGAGAATTCAGCGTTACGGTAACAGCCACGACTTCTGCCGGAACGACGCTCCCTGTTACAGTTATCATCACGGTGAACGACGCGCCGACCAAGCCGAGCATCAAGACATCCAAGCTCACGCAGATAACCATAGGCGACTCGGTTACCGACAAGCTGCAGTACTCCGGCACTGAACCGATAACGTTCGAGGCTATTGAGGGGATGCCGGACGGTCTTTACCTTGACTCAAGCACCGGGCAATTCAGCGGGACGCCGACGGAGGCCGGGAACTTCACAATAAAGGTTACCGCCCGGAACATCTACAACGACCTAAAGGACAAAGATCCGACCGTCAAGAAGATAAAGCTGGTAGTTATGGCAGTTGCACCGAAGATAGACGTACCAGAGATACTTGGCCCGGCAAGAGTTAATGAGCCTTACAGCACGACAATAACACTTTCTGAGGGCACGGCGCAGGCTACGACGTGGAAGGCCTCAGGACTGCCGAAGGGTATGGTACTGAGCTGCGACAGTTCCTATAACTGGTACATCATAGGAACTCCGACGAAGGCAGGTAACTTCAACGTGAAGCTGACGGCAAAAAACAACGCGGGCACGGACAAGACGGACAAGATTCCGTTCCCTGTGTACGCAGTGCCGGAGATTACGACGAAGGCACTCAAGAACGCGACGACGGACAAGGCTTACTCCGTGAAGCTGGCGGCCAAGAACTCGCCGACACAGTGGACTGTAAGCGGTCTTTACGGCACAGGCCTCACCCAGAGCAGCGACGCTAAGGGCAACGTACTCATTGCTGGAACGCCGACAGTGCCGGGTGAATACGCCATAACGGTAACCGCGAGCAACGAAGCCGGATCAGCAACTAAGGAATTTACGCTGACGATAAACGGAGTAAAGCCGAAGATAAAGGCATCGCTACAGAAGGGCAAGACCGGCACAGCGTACGAGGGCACAATCACCGTAACGGGCACGAAGCCTCTGGAGATAAGCTACAGCATCGCCGAAGCTGACAGAACAAAGCACGGCTTCAACAGCCTCGAGGAACTTGGCCTGACGTTCACGGCAAATTCTTCGACGGGTATAGCGACGATTACGGGAACTCCGCCGTACTCGGTGAAGGGACTTCCGCTCACCATCTCGGCGACCAATGCTGCGACGGGTGATTCGCCGGTCGTCAAGAAGGTGAAGCTGACGATCGCGGGGGACAAGCCGGTGTTCACAGCTCCTGCTGATTCGAAGCCGACAATTTCTCCTGCGGCAGGAACAACAGTCGCGGTGAATCTTGAGGTTACGGGAAGCCCGAAGATGACGTGGAGCATGAAGGGAGCTGCTGGCTTTACGCTTACGCCGGACACGGAGAACCCCCTCAAGGCGACGCTGACAGGTTCAGCACCGTCGAAGAAAGTGAGCATCACGGTAACAGCCCAGAACGCTGACGGCAAAGCGGCGAAGAAGATAACCATCAACGCGGCATCAACTGCCTCGAACACAACGGCACTGCCTGAGAACTACGGCGAGGCACGCCCGGACGCGATAAAGTTCGGTGAACCGCGTACAGCCGGAGCACTCACGGACGCTGAACGCAGAGTGATTGAGACGGAGGGTTACGCGATAGCCGCAGTTCTGCCGGAAATCAGCGTGAACGTGTCGGGGATGTATGACCTCGAGGCCGAGCTTGACGGTAAGGCGGAGACCGGCGCAAAGCTGGTGTGGCTGGCGTTCGCTGAGCCTAAGTCGGAGGATGACGGGATTGCGGAGTTCTTTGACGAGGACGGCGCGGAGATCGAGGGAGTTCCCGAGTCGCACAAAGTAACGGTGTCCGTGTGGCTCAACGAAGGGACTACGTACAGGCCTGTTATAGCAGTGAAGCAGTAA
- a CDS encoding glycosyltransferase family 2 protein — MLNIVIPMAGRGSRFANAGYTTPKPLISVHGHMMIEWVVRNITPSYPHRFIFICQHEHIETFALDDALRKMAPECEIVEIDHITEGAACTVLLAEKYIDTGDALMIANSDQFVDTDINAYLEAMGDSDGLIMTMPATHPKWSYIKYDAGGRVTLVREKEVISDEATVGIYNYRHGRDFVKYAHQMVDRNIRVNGEFYVAPVYNEMIEAGMNIGFYDIGSRMYGLGTPEDLEEFMKLDLCSSYWN, encoded by the coding sequence ATGCTCAATATAGTTATACCAATGGCGGGAAGAGGCAGCCGCTTCGCAAACGCAGGCTACACAACGCCGAAGCCGCTGATCAGCGTTCACGGGCATATGATGATTGAATGGGTAGTACGCAATATCACTCCGTCGTACCCTCACAGGTTCATATTCATCTGCCAGCATGAGCATATAGAGACATTCGCGCTTGATGATGCTCTGCGGAAAATGGCTCCTGAATGCGAAATTGTGGAGATTGACCATATCACTGAGGGAGCAGCATGCACAGTTCTGCTTGCCGAGAAGTATATAGACACCGGCGATGCTTTGATGATTGCTAACAGCGACCAGTTTGTGGACACGGATATTAACGCGTACCTTGAGGCTATGGGAGATTCTGACGGGCTGATCATGACGATGCCGGCCACTCATCCGAAGTGGAGCTACATAAAGTATGACGCTGGCGGAAGGGTTACGCTTGTCCGTGAAAAAGAAGTGATTTCCGACGAAGCAACCGTCGGAATCTACAACTACAGGCACGGCAGGGATTTCGTGAAATACGCTCACCAGATGGTAGACAGGAATATACGCGTGAACGGAGAATTTTACGTTGCTCCTGTGTACAACGAAATGATAGAAGCTGGGATGAACATAGGCTTTTACGACATAGGCAGCAGGATGTACGGTCTAGGGACTCCTGAGGACCTTGAAGAGTTCATGAAGCTGGACTTGTGCAGTTCATACTGGAACTGA
- a CDS encoding MBOAT family protein, with protein sequence MIFTSLAFIAFFVVVLLASLVLSGRAEHVFLLCASYFFYGWWDWRFCFLLLFVTAASYLTALFSRSKLVYFAGVFVPLAVLGVFKYFGFFVESLGLTQFSSLRIILPVGISFYTFQALSYVIDVHRGKIPAERDFIRLALYISFFPQLVAGPIVRASDFLPQLHDPSRRLTASNFCAGIQVMAMGFFKKAVLADNLSVFVDDVFRTPAAFHWATILLAVVSYSMQIYFDFSGYSDIATGCAKCLGYDFAVNFNLPYISRSVSEFWRRWHISLSGWLRDYLYIPLGGNRHGKFRQLVNVMITMLLGGLWHGADWTFVFWGGLNGIALCLEKLFPPRRKSPVKIPVVFAFISFTWIFFRAETFGKAWLVIKRIFTLKPGIVQPFSWAFIAAVILIVSEACAVMRSKRDGLAEAEGFCPLLNLSTIEGMTAYFVFVGLILMLMFTGENPFVYFQF encoded by the coding sequence ATGATATTCACGTCATTAGCATTCATTGCGTTTTTCGTTGTTGTCCTCCTTGCAAGCCTCGTACTCTCCGGCAGGGCTGAACACGTCTTCCTTCTGTGCGCAAGCTACTTCTTCTACGGCTGGTGGGACTGGAGGTTCTGCTTCCTCCTGCTCTTCGTAACTGCCGCGTCATACCTCACGGCTCTGTTCTCGCGCAGCAAGCTGGTGTATTTCGCGGGAGTCTTCGTGCCTCTGGCGGTGCTCGGGGTGTTCAAGTACTTCGGGTTCTTCGTGGAAAGTCTGGGGCTGACGCAGTTCTCCTCCCTGAGAATCATCCTGCCCGTCGGCATATCGTTCTACACGTTTCAGGCGTTGAGCTACGTCATCGATGTTCACAGGGGGAAAATTCCTGCTGAGAGAGACTTTATCCGGCTTGCACTGTACATCTCGTTCTTCCCGCAGCTTGTTGCCGGGCCGATAGTCAGGGCTTCGGACTTCCTGCCACAGCTTCATGACCCGTCGCGCAGGCTCACAGCCTCTAACTTCTGCGCAGGCATTCAGGTTATGGCGATGGGCTTCTTCAAGAAGGCCGTGCTCGCTGACAACCTGTCCGTGTTCGTTGATGATGTCTTCAGGACACCGGCGGCCTTCCACTGGGCGACAATACTCCTTGCTGTCGTGTCGTACTCAATGCAGATATACTTTGACTTCTCGGGCTACAGCGACATTGCGACGGGCTGCGCAAAGTGTCTGGGCTATGACTTCGCCGTGAACTTCAACCTCCCGTACATCTCGCGCAGTGTCTCGGAGTTCTGGCGGCGGTGGCACATCTCGCTGTCAGGCTGGCTCAGGGATTACCTGTACATTCCGTTAGGCGGAAACAGGCACGGGAAGTTCCGTCAGCTCGTCAACGTCATGATAACCATGCTTCTCGGCGGTTTGTGGCACGGAGCGGACTGGACGTTCGTTTTCTGGGGAGGCCTCAACGGCATTGCATTGTGCCTCGAGAAGCTGTTTCCTCCGCGCAGAAAATCTCCCGTGAAGATACCCGTAGTGTTCGCGTTCATCTCGTTCACGTGGATATTCTTCAGGGCAGAGACTTTCGGCAAGGCATGGCTCGTCATCAAGAGGATATTCACCCTGAAGCCCGGAATTGTTCAGCCGTTCTCGTGGGCATTCATAGCGGCGGTTATCCTGATAGTCTCGGAGGCCTGCGCCGTCATGAGGTCTAAGCGTGATGGACTTGCTGAGGCGGAGGGCTTCTGTCCTCTCCTGAATCTCAGCACCATTGAGGGAATGACTGCGTACTTCGTTTTTGTCGGGTTGATTCTGATGCTCATGTTCACAGGCGAAAACCCGTTCGTGTACTTCCAGTTCTGA